One Onthophagus taurus isolate NC chromosome 11, IU_Otau_3.0, whole genome shotgun sequence genomic window carries:
- the LOC111424075 gene encoding venom protease-like isoform X4: protein MTLKVKVFVSLAVTACVLTQGKEVDQSCALKNGIEGICKAVQNCESAQKDLIKKVTPVLCGFNSSTPIVCCEKHNLAKTPRISEIKCNEYRRLETFYEDKIIGGGVDANPKEFPHMSLLGYGKNASIEFQCGGSLISEQFVLTAAHCLESRELGPVKVVRIGDLDTATDKDDADPQEFLVINTYSHPNYTTDSFYNDIAILKLNKPVQITTYAKPACLQSEFEFKDRLTVTGWGALFYGGEMYNKLQKLDLMNLEKEKCLPTYKPQKKLLNGIETNSQICGGNPGKSVDTCQGDSRGPLQYLIQFNPPVHKIVGVTSFGIHCNLVPGIYTRVSKYISWIESIVWPNLN, encoded by the exons ATGACTTTGAAGGTGAAGGTGTTTGTTTCATTAGCTGTGACTGCGTGTGTTCTCACTCAAG GAAAAGAAGTAGATCAATCTTGTGCGCTTAAAAATGGGATTGAAGGAATATGTAAAGCTGTTCAAAATTGCGAATCTGCGCAAAAAGACCTTATAAAGAAGGTAACACCAGTTCTTTGTGGATTTAATAGCAGTACACCAATAGTTTGTTGTGAAAAACATAATTTAGCGAAAACACCAAGGATCAGTGAAATAA agTGTAACGAATATCGTCGTTTGGAGACATTTTACGAAGACAAAATCATCGGTGGTGGAGTTGATGCGAATCCAAAAGAATTTCCTCATATG TCACTTTTAGGGTATGGAAAAAATGCTTCTATAGAATTCCAATGTGGTGGAAGTTTAATCAGtgaacaatttgttttaacggCAGCTCATTGCTTGGAATCAAGAGaatt aggACCAGTAAAAGTAGTTCGGATCGGCGATTTAGATACCGCAACAGATAAAGATGACGCAGACCCACAAGAATTTTTAGTTATCAATACCTATTCTCATCCTAATTATACCACAGATTCATTTTATAACGATATAGcaattcttaaattaaataaaccagTACAAATCACGACTTATGCTAAACCGGCTTGTTTACAATCAGAATTTGAGTTTAAAGATCGATTAACAGTCACTGGTTGGGGTGCTTTATTTTACGGAGGCGAGATGTATAataaactacaaaaattgGATCTTAtgaatttagaaaaagaaaagtgttTACCGACTTACAAACCACAAAAGAAACTTCTCAATGGAATCGAGACTAACTCCCAAATTTGCGGCGGTAACCCAGGAAAAAGTGTCGATACTTGTCAAGGAGACTCGAGAGGTCCTCTTCAGTATCTAATTCAATTCAATCCACCTGTTCATAAAATAGTTGGGGTTACTTCTTTTGGGATTCATTGTAATTTGGTGCCAGGTATTTATACGAGAGtttctaaatatatttcttgGATTGAATCAATTGTTTGGCCGAATTTAAATTAg
- the LOC111424223 gene encoding beta-1,3-glucan-binding protein-like — MKTWQILVSFCCLTFVKCNGVYRIPTPTFEPYKPRGLKLSIPNESGITLVAFHININQDIESKEGEYTKYIVNPMNNRWVYTNEVLRLRLADKVYVRITVLKDGEQYAYVFAPFIVQELLPQTSISNPYSSTTTTTQRPQYVIPTVTSTFPPSLSGNCQRVLQNVTRITLDLEEKLAEAGENIDALKDLLPGPYFVTIAGTITQTYDDPYDVVNLALKNLLKVNRVSYKTCVRNRDYIVCELSSIDDKIELVKCSKKSTAQSSQIKIIY; from the exons ATGAAGACGTGGCAGATTCTTGTATCGTTTTGTTGCTTAACCTTCGTTAAGTGCAATGGCGTTTACAGAATCCCAACTCCAACCTTTGAGCCTTACAAACCACGTGGTCTTAAACTTAGCATACCGAACGAATCAGGGATAACATTAGTGGCTTTTCACATCAATATTAACCAGGATATCGAGTCGAAAGAAGGCGAATATACTAAGTATATAGTGAATCCGATGAACAACAGATGGGTTTATACTAATGAAGTTTTACGATTGAGACTAGCTGACAAAGTTTACGTTAGGATAACCGTTTTAAAAGATGGTGAACAATATGCTTATGTTTTTGCACCGTTTATAGTTCAAG AACTTTTACCTCAAACGTCTATTTCAAATCCTTATTCATCCACAACAACAACTACTCAACGACCGCAATATGTGATACCAACAGTTACTTCAACATTTCCACCATCATTATCCGGAAACTGCCAAAGAGTTCTTCAAAATGTAACGAGGATTACTTTAGACTTGGAAGAAAAACTGGCCGAAGCTGGTGAGAACATCGACGCATTAAAAGATTTACTTCCGGGGCCTTATTTTGTAACAATCGCCGGAACTATCACTCAAACCTACGATGATCCTTACGATGTTGTTAACTTAGCGCTGAAGAATTTGTTGAAAGTAAATCGAGTGTCATATAAAACTTGCGTGAGAAACAGGGACTATATTGTTTGCGAACTTTCTAGTATTGACGATAAAATTGAGTTAGTAAAATGTTCAAAGAAAAGTACAGCTCAATCctcgcaaattaaaattatttattga
- the LOC111424075 gene encoding venom protease-like isoform X5 — MTLKVKVSVLLAVATCVLIQGKEVDQSCALKNGIEGICKAVQNCESAQKDLIKKVTPVLCGFNSSTPIVCCEKHNLAKTPRISEIKCNEYRRLETFYEDKIIGGGVDANPKEFPHMSLLGYGKNASIEFQCGGSLISEQFVLTAAHCLESRELGPVKVVRIGDLDTATDKDDADPQEFLVINTYSHPNYTTDSFYNDIAILKLNKPVQITTYAKPACLQSEFEFKDRLTVTGWGALFYGGEMYNKLQKLDLMNLEKEKCLPTYKPQKKLLNGIETNSQICGGNPGKSVDTCQGDSRGPLQYLIQFNPPVHKIVGVTSFGIHCNLVPGIYTRVSKYISWIESIVWPNLN; from the exons ATGACTTTGAAGGTGAAGGTGTCTGTTTTATTAGCTGTGGCTACGTGTGTTCTCATTCAAG GAAAAGAAGTAGATCAATCTTGTGCGCTTAAAAATGGGATTGAAGGAATATGTAAAGCTGTTCAAAATTGCGAATCTGCGCAAAAAGACCTTATAAAGAAGGTAACACCAGTTCTTTGTGGATTTAATAGCAGTACACCAATAGTTTGTTGTGAAAAACATAATTTAGCGAAAACACCAAGGATCAGTGAAATAA agTGTAACGAATATCGTCGTTTGGAGACATTTTACGAAGACAAAATCATCGGTGGTGGAGTTGATGCGAATCCAAAAGAATTTCCTCATATG TCACTTTTAGGGTATGGAAAAAATGCTTCTATAGAATTCCAATGTGGTGGAAGTTTAATCAGtgaacaatttgttttaacggCAGCTCATTGCTTGGAATCAAGAGaatt aggACCAGTAAAAGTAGTTCGGATCGGCGATTTAGATACCGCAACAGATAAAGATGACGCAGACCCACAAGAATTTTTAGTTATCAATACCTATTCTCATCCTAATTATACCACAGATTCATTTTATAACGATATAGcaattcttaaattaaataaaccagTACAAATCACGACTTATGCTAAACCGGCTTGTTTACAATCAGAATTTGAGTTTAAAGATCGATTAACAGTCACTGGTTGGGGTGCTTTATTTTACGGAGGCGAGATGTATAataaactacaaaaattgGATCTTAtgaatttagaaaaagaaaagtgttTACCGACTTACAAACCACAAAAGAAACTTCTCAATGGAATCGAGACTAACTCCCAAATTTGCGGCGGTAACCCAGGAAAAAGTGTCGATACTTGTCAAGGAGACTCGAGAGGTCCTCTTCAGTATCTAATTCAATTCAATCCACCTGTTCATAAAATAGTTGGGGTTACTTCTTTTGGGATTCATTGTAATTTGGTGCCAGGTATTTATACGAGAGtttctaaatatatttcttgGATTGAATCAATTGTTTGGCCGAATTTAAATTAg
- the LOC111424075 gene encoding venom protease-like isoform X1 — protein MTLKVKVSVLLAVATCVLIQGREVGQSCTLKNGINGICEAVQNCESAQKDLIKKVTPVSCGFNSSTPVVCCEKDNLVKTPRISERKCGEYLRLDTYYPIQAFIIGGGGVDAEPKEFPHMSLLGYENNASIEYRCGGSLISEQFVLTAAHCLESRELGPVKVVRIGDLDTATDKDDAAPQEFSVINTYPHPNYTIDSLYNDIAILKLNKPVQITTYVKPACLQSELEFKGRLTATGWGALFYGGDMYNKLQKLDLVNLEKEKCLPTYKPQRKLRNGIDIDIQICGGNLEKSVDTCQGDSGGPLQYEIQFKPPVHRIVGVTSFGINCNLVPGIYTRVSKYISWIESIVWPNLN, from the exons ATGACTTTGAAGGTGAAGGTGTCTGTTTTATTAGCTGTGGCTACGTGTGTTCTCATTCAAG GGCGAGAAGTAGGTCAATCTTGTACGCTTAAAAATGGCATTAACGGAATATGTGAAGCTGTACAAAATTGTGAGTCTGCGCAAAAAGAccttataaaaaaagtaacacCAGTTTCTTGTGGATTTAATAGCAGTACACCTGTGGTTTGCTgtgaaaaagataatttagtGAAAACTCCGAGGATCAGTGAAAGAA aGTGTGGAGAATATCTTCGTTTGGACACATATTACCCAATCCAAGCTTTCATCATTGGCGGTGGTGGAGTTGATGCTGAACCAAAAGAATTTCCTCAtatg TCACTTTTAGGATATGAAAATAACGCTTCCATAGAATACCGATGTGGGGGAAGTTTAATCAGtgaacaatttgttttaacagCAGCTCATTGCTTGGAATCAAGAGAATT ggGACCAGTAAAAGTAGTTCGAATCGGCGATTTAGATACTGCAACAGATAAAGATGACGCAGCCCCACAAGAATTTTCCGTTATCAATACTTACCCCCATCCTAATTATACCATAGATTCATTGTATAACGATATAGcaattcttaaattaaataaaccagTACAAATCACGACTTATGTTAAACCGGCTTGTTTACAATCCGAATTAGAATTTAAGGGACGATTAACAGCGACCGGTTGGGGTGCTTTATTTTACGGGGGCGATATGTATAataaactacaaaaattgGATCTTGTCAAtctagaaaaagaaaaatgtttaccGACTTACAAACCGCAAAGAAAACTTCGAAATGGAATCGACATTGACATCCAAATTTGCGGGGGCAACTTAGAAAAAAGTGTCGATACTTGTCAAGGAGACTCGGGAGGTCCTCTTCAGTATGAAATTCAATTCAAGCCACCCGTTCATAGAATAGTTGGGGTAACTTCTTTtggtattaattgtaatttagtgCCAGGTATTTACACGAGAGTTTCTAAGTATATTTCTTGGATTGAATCAATTGTTTGGCctaatttaaattag
- the LOC111424073 gene encoding venom protease-like, producing MTLKVKVFVSLAMTTCVLTQRKEVDQSCALKNGIEGICKAIQNCESAQKDLIKKVTPVLCGFNNTTPIVCCEKHNLAKTPRISEKKCNEYRRLTTYYVEVVKLIVGGGGVDAEPKEFPHMSLLGYGNNGSIEFKCGGSLISEQFVLTAAHCLESRELGPVKVVRIGDLDTATDKDDAAPQEFSVINTYPHPDYTTDSFYNDIAILKLNKPVQITTYVKPACLQSELEFEGHLTATGWGALFYGGEMYNKLQKLDLMNLEKEKCLPTYKSQKNLRNGIDIDIQICGGNLQKSVDTCQGDSGGPLQYQIQFKPPVHKIVGVTSFGIHCNLVPGIYTRVSKYISWIESIVWPNLN from the exons ATGACTTTGAAGGTGAAGGTGTTTGTTTCATTAGCTATGACTACGTGTGTTCTCACTCAAA gAAAAGAAGTAGATCAATCTTGTGCGCTTAAAAATGGGATTGAAGGAATATGTAAAGCTATTCAAAATTGCGAATCTGCGCAAAAAGACCTTATAAAGAAGGTGACACCAGTTCTTTGTGGGTTTAATAACACTACACCAATAGTTTGTTGCGAAAAGCATAATTTGGCGAAAACTCCAAGAATCAGCGAAAAAA aGTGTAATGAATATCGCCGTCTGACCACATATTACGTGGAGGTAGTTAAGTTAATCGTTGGCGGTGGTGGTGTTGATGCTGAACCAAAAGAATTTCCTCATAtg tCACTTTTAGGATATGGAAATAATGGTTCCATAGAATTTAAATGTGGGGGAAGCTTAATAAGcgaacaatttgttttaacagCAGCTCATTGCTTGGAATCAAGAGAATT GGGACCAGTAAAAGTAGTTCGGATCGGCGATTTAGATACTGCAACCGATAAAGATGACGCAGCCCCGCAAGAATTTTCAGTTATCAATACTTACCCACATCCTGATTATACCACAGATTCATTTTATAACGACATAGcaattcttaaattaaataaaccagTACAAATCACGACTTATGTTAAACCGGCTTGTTTACAATCCGAATTAGAATTTGAGGGACACTTAACAGCCACCGGATGGGGTGCTTTATTTTACGGGGGCGAGATGTATAATAAACTACAAAAATTAGATCTTATGAAtctagaaaaagaaaaatgtttaccGACTTACAAGTCGCAAAAAAATCTTCGAAATGGAATCGACATTGACATCCAAATTTGCGGGGGTAACTTACAAAAATCTGTTGATACTTGTCAAGGAGACTCGGGAGGTCCTCTTCAGTATCAAATTCAATTCAAACCACCTGTTCATAAAATAGTTGGGGTAACTTCTTTTGGGATTCATTGTAATTTAGTACCAGGAATTTATACCAGAGtttctaaatatatttcttgGATTGAATCAATTGTTTGgccaaatttaaattag
- the LOC111424075 gene encoding venom protease-like isoform X2 yields the protein MTLKVKVFVLLVVTTFVLTQGREVGQSCTLKNGIEGICEAVQNCESAKKDLIRKVTPVPCGFNSSTPIVCCEKQSLAKTPRISEKKCNEYRRLMTHYEEEKILGGGGVDAKPKEFPHMSLLGYGNNGSIEFKCGGSLISEQFVLTAAHCLESRELGPVKVVRIGDLDTATDKDDAAPQEFSVINTYPHPDYTTDSLYNDIAILKLNKPVQITTYVKPACLQSDLEFEGRLTATGWGALFYGGDMYNKLQKLDLMNLEKEKCLPTYKPQKELLNGIETNTQICGGNLERRVDTCQGDSGGPLQYQIQFRPPVHKIVGVTSFGIHCNLVPGIYTRVSKYISWIESIVWPNLN from the exons ATGACTTTGAAGGTGAAGGTGTTTGTTTTGTTAGTTGTGACTACGTTTGTTCTCACTCAAG GACGAGAAGTAGGTCAATCTTGTACGCTTAAAAACGGCATTGAAGGAATATGTGAAGCTGTTCAAAACTGTGAATCGGCAAAAAAAGACCTTATAAGGAAGGTAACACCAGTTCCTTGTGGATTTAATAGCAGCACACCAATAGTTTGTTGTGAAAAACAAAGTTTGGCGAAAACTCCAAGGATTAGTGAAAAAA aGTGTAACGAATATCGTCGTTTGATGACACATTACGAGGAGGAAAAAATCCTTGGCGGTGGTGGTGTTGATGCTAAACCAAAAGAATTTCCTCATATg tCACTTTTAGGATATGGAAATAATGGTTCAATAGAATTTAAATGTGGTGGAAGCTTAATCAGtgaacaatttgttttaacagCAGCTCATTGCTTGGAATCAAGAGaatt aggACCAGTAAAAGTAGTTCGAATCGGCGATTTAGATACCGCAACCGACAAAGATGACGCAGCTCCACAAGAATTTTCAGTTATCAATACTTATCCACATCCTGATTATACCACAGATTCATTGTATAACGATATTGCAATtctgaaattaaataaaccagTACAAATTACGACTTATGTAAAACCGGCTTGTTTACAATCAGATTTAGAGTTTGAGGGACGGTTAACAGCCACCGGTTGGGGTGCTTTATTTTACGGGGGCGATATGTATAataaactacaaaaattgGATCTTAtgaatttagaaaaagaaaaatgtttaccGACTTACAAACCACAAAAAGAACTTCTCAATGGAATCGAGactaacacccaaatttgcggAGGTAACTTGGAAAGAAGAGTCGATACTTGTCAAGGAGACTCGGGAGGTCCTCTTCAGTATCAAATACAATTCAGACCACCTGTTCATAAAATAGTTGGGGTAACTTCTTTTGGGATTCATTGTAATTTGGTCCCAGGTATTTACACGAGAGtttctaaatatatttcttgGATTGAATCAATTGTTTGGCctaatttaaattag
- the LOC111424075 gene encoding venom protease-like isoform X3 — protein MTLKVKVFVLLVVTTFVLTQGREVGQSCTLKNGIEGICEAVQNCESAKKDLIRKVTPVPCGFNSSTPIVCCEKQSLAKTPRISEKKCNEYRRLMTHYEEEKILGGGGVDAKPKEFPHMSLLGYGKNASIEFQCGGSLISEQFVLTAAHCLESRELGPVKVVRIGDLDTATDKDDADPQEFLVINTYSHPNYTTDSFYNDIAILKLNKPVQITTYAKPACLQSEFEFKDRLTVTGWGALFYGGEMYNKLQKLDLMNLEKEKCLPTYKPQKKLLNGIETNSQICGGNPGKSVDTCQGDSRGPLQYLIQFNPPVHKIVGVTSFGIHCNLVPGIYTRVSKYISWIESIVWPNLN, from the exons ATGACTTTGAAGGTGAAGGTGTTTGTTTTGTTAGTTGTGACTACGTTTGTTCTCACTCAAG GACGAGAAGTAGGTCAATCTTGTACGCTTAAAAACGGCATTGAAGGAATATGTGAAGCTGTTCAAAACTGTGAATCGGCAAAAAAAGACCTTATAAGGAAGGTAACACCAGTTCCTTGTGGATTTAATAGCAGCACACCAATAGTTTGTTGTGAAAAACAAAGTTTGGCGAAAACTCCAAGGATTAGTGAAAAAA aGTGTAACGAATATCGTCGTTTGATGACACATTACGAGGAGGAAAAAATCCTTGGCGGTGGTGGTGTTGATGCTAAACCAAAAGAATTTCCTCATATg TCACTTTTAGGGTATGGAAAAAATGCTTCTATAGAATTCCAATGTGGTGGAAGTTTAATCAGtgaacaatttgttttaacggCAGCTCATTGCTTGGAATCAAGAGaatt aggACCAGTAAAAGTAGTTCGGATCGGCGATTTAGATACCGCAACAGATAAAGATGACGCAGACCCACAAGAATTTTTAGTTATCAATACCTATTCTCATCCTAATTATACCACAGATTCATTTTATAACGATATAGcaattcttaaattaaataaaccagTACAAATCACGACTTATGCTAAACCGGCTTGTTTACAATCAGAATTTGAGTTTAAAGATCGATTAACAGTCACTGGTTGGGGTGCTTTATTTTACGGAGGCGAGATGTATAataaactacaaaaattgGATCTTAtgaatttagaaaaagaaaagtgttTACCGACTTACAAACCACAAAAGAAACTTCTCAATGGAATCGAGACTAACTCCCAAATTTGCGGCGGTAACCCAGGAAAAAGTGTCGATACTTGTCAAGGAGACTCGAGAGGTCCTCTTCAGTATCTAATTCAATTCAATCCACCTGTTCATAAAATAGTTGGGGTTACTTCTTTTGGGATTCATTGTAATTTGGTGCCAGGTATTTATACGAGAGtttctaaatatatttcttgGATTGAATCAATTGTTTGGCCGAATTTAAATTAg